The genomic segment ACTCGTCAGCCGAAGTGTGCGGTTACTACGGCATCAGCGGCGTCTATGACATCAACGCCCAAATGGACTTTGAGCGCTCAAAAGGCGGAACTGCGCCGATCATGACGGCGGTGATGGAAGGGCCGGCCAACTTCACGGCGGCTTCCCCGGCCACTTACGTCCGGCCTGACCTGCCGCCCGCGTTGCTGATTCACGGTGACGCCGACGAGACGGTACCGATCAGCATGTCGGAAAATTTCCAGGCCAAGCTGGAATCGGCTGGTGTGCAGAGCGAGTTTGTGGTTTATCCGGGGGCGGGGCATTCGGGCCTGCTCTTCGACGCGCTGGCCAGCAACCCGGCGTTGCTGGTGGCCGACCTCTCGAAATTTGCGCGAGAGTGCCCGCCGGCAAATTAGTTGAGAGTGTTTAAGACGTTGGCAGGGCCACGAACTTCAACTCCAGCTTGGCCTCATTCTCGGCTTTGAGGATGCCGGCGATGTTCGGCGCTTCAAAATTGAAGTCGGTCATCAGAACGGTGGCCGTGGCCGTGCCCGTCAGCTTTTCGTCTTTCAACGTCGCCTTCACGCTGAACGTTGTCGAGCGGGTGGCGCCGCGAATCGTCAGATCGCCGACAATCTCAAACGTAATCTCTGCGCCATCCGCGTACTCGTCTGGCAGGCCTTTGATCTCGGTGGGCGTGAAAGTGGCGAGCGGATACTTGGCCGACTCCAGCCAGTCCTTGCGAATGGCCTCGTCGCGCCGCTTGCTGTCCGACTTGAGGGCGCTGATGTCCACCGTGATCGGGCCGACGGTGCTTTGCTCGGGATGAGTGAAGTTGAGGTGGATGTCGCCGCTCACGGTGTTGGTGGTTCCAACCGCCAGGTTGAACTGGTTGTTCTGGTTGATGATGATTTCGCCGACGGCGTACGAAGCTTTGGTCTCGTCTGAGATGATGCTGTAAGTGCGAATGTCGTCGCCGGATGCCGACGGTTCAGCCGCCGTGGCCGGGGCGGCGGGCGACGCGGTGGCTGGCGCTTCGGTGGCCGGGCTGGAGCAAGCGGTCAACAGCAGGGCGGCAACGGTCAATGTAAAACTCAGTTTGCGAAGCATCAAGATTGATTCCTTTTCGGTAGAAAGTTGTGGGGCAGGATACCGCATCGTCTTGAGAGGAGGATTATCTGACGACCAGGTTATGCTTCTGCCCGTCGTCCTTGAGGCGAATGGTGTTCCGCCTGACGGCGACGGGCTGGCCGTCGAGGCGGGCGGTGGAGAGGGTTGGGCCGTGAAACGTAAAACGTAATGCGGCTCTATTGTGTTGCCACCTGCCTCTGGGCTTGCCCCAGTGAACGGCCACCCCGTCAGAGCCGGCTGTAACTTTGAACCGGGTGAGGCGATAATCGCCTCCGCGAGTCGCTCCATCGTCTTCATAAAAATCCAACGCGCCCTCCCCCGGCCAGATGTGCAGAGTCACATCGTCGCGATCAATCGCGTCCGTGTGTTGGGCCGGCGGCCAGGTCGGAATGATAGCCCCGGCGCGGACGAAGAGAGGCAGTTCGTCGAGCGGCGCCTCGGCGATGAGGTGGGTTGGGCCGTCAATGTAGGGCAATTTGCCAAATTGCCCCGCACTCCAACGATACCAGCGCCCCTTCGGCAGATACACGGCGCGGGCGGTGAGGCTGGGCGCGAGGATGGGCGCGATGAGGAGATTCGGGCCGAGCATGAATTGATCGTTGAGGTTGAAGGTGACCGGGTCTTTTGGGTAATGCCAGGCCAGCGGGCGCATGATGGGCGCGCCGGTTTGCGAGGCTTCGTAAAACAAGTTGTAGAGATACGGCAAAAGCTGATAGCGCAGGCTGATGTACTTTCGGCAAATGGCTTCCACTTCCGGCCCGAACGCCCACGGTTCCTGCGCTCTGGTTCCGGTGGCAGTATGGTTGCGGCAGAACGGATAGAACGCCCCGACTTGAGTCCAGCGGGCCAGCAGTTCGCCGTTCGAGTCGCCGCCGAAGCCGCCGATGTCCACACCCACAAACGGCATGCCCGACAGACCCAAATTCATCAGCATTGGCAGGCTGGCCGCGAGATGTTCCCATTGCGCATTGTTGTCGCCGCCCCACAACGAAGTCACGGTTTGCGCGCCGCTGAACGCGGCCCGGGTGAGAATGAACGGGCGCGAGTCGGGGTCGTGTTGCAACATGCCGTCGTAAGTGGCGCGGGCCATTTGCAGGCCGTAGGTGTTGCGCGCCGAGGCATGGAGCAATTTGCCGCCGTCGTGCCGCGCGTCCAGGATCGGGCCGGTGAGGTCGGTGCTGGCCGGTTCGTTCATGTCGTTCCAAATCGCGCTCAGGCCAAAGTCGGCCAGCCACTCGCGCACAAGCCCAGCCCACCACGCCCGCGTCTCGGCGCGATGAAAATCGGGGAAGGCGCTCCGCCCCGGCCACACACTGCCGTTGTACTCGTCGCCGTTTGTATGCTTGATGAAGTGATCGCCGGCGCGGCCTTCGTCGTAGATTTTGTATGCGTTCGCATCGTCCACCTTGACTCCGGGGTCAACAATGGTGATCGGGTGGAAGCCGTTGGCCCTCAGGTCAGCCGTCAACTGCCTGGGTTGCCGGAATCGTTTCTTGTCCCAAGTAAACACCCGGTAGCCGACTCATACCAATCGTCGCCGGTGAAGTCGAACTCGACGAACTCGGCGTTGTCCACGAAGATGCCGTAACTGCCGTTGGCGCTGTGCACGACGAAGACCGGGAAGCTGGCATAGAGCGGGTCGGTGGCGTTGCCGATTCCGGCCGGGTTCTCCAGCCACACGTCGCTGTTGCGCATTTTGTATTTGCGGCCTCGCTTGTCGAGCCAGCCCGTCTTCTCGCCCAGCCCGTAAATATGCTCGCCGGGGTTTAGCATTTTGCGGACGACAATTTGCTCATCGCGCGCGCCCAGCGCCACATCCACCGCAAAGGCCGGGCCGCGTTTGAACGAGAAGCTGAGGGCGAGTGGATCGAATTGAAGTTGGGCCTTTAGATTTCCATTCACCACAGAGAAGCCCCCACCCCGACCCCCAACCCCTCCCCCGTCCCGCGAAGAACGCGGAACAGGGGAGGGGAGAACAGTGAGCGAGTGATACTTGGGCAATCGCTTGCGGTGGCTGAGGCGCATGCGCAGAGTGCCGCCGGGGGTGGGGGCGATCTCGATGGCCCCGCGAGAGGCGGTGGCCACGACGCGGTCGTCGTGGTTGGTGAGAAGTTGGAAATCGCCGAGAGGTTTAAGGTTTGAGGTCATATGTCTGGCCCACATAGCACGGATCTCCAGAATGAGCGGATTCCAATCCGTTCATTCAGCAAATCCGTGCTCTGATGACGACTGAAAAAACCAAACATCCCGCTAACGAATTTTTAACTGTCCGGAAGGTGACTGTCAGGGGGCGTATATATCCTGAAAATTCAGCGTACCAGCCGCCCCCTGACAGTCACCTAAGAAAGCAGGATTGCCCACAGTATTTATTCCGTCCCTTCGCCCAACTGCGCCAACAACGCCCCGGCCTCATCATACGCCACGCGATAGACGTATGGCTCGCCGTCGCACGTGGCCAGTTGCCGGGCGGCGCGGGCGTGATCAACCGCCAGACCTGTTAGGTTTCGCGAAGCGCCTAACAGGTCTTTGCGCAAGGCCAGCTTCGCCAACTCCAAATGCGCGTCTGCGGCCTGCAGGGCGTAGCCACAGCGCCCGGCGATGGTGAGCACCTCGCCCGCCAGCCGCGCCGCCTCCCCGGCCTCGCCCGTCGCCGCACGCAGTCGGGCCAGGTCAATCAAAATGTCGGCTTCGCCATCAACAGCGTTGATGCTCCGACAGCGGGTGAGGCTCTCGTTCAGATGGCGCTCGGCCTCGTCGTACTCCCCGTTCGCGCGATGGGCCGCGCCCAGGAGCCAGTGGGCGCGCACGTAGTCGCGCTCAACCGGATAAGTTGTGCGAGCATCTTCATCCGCCAGTTCCAGCGCGCGGCGGGCGGCTTCTACCCCCGTCCCCGTCGTAGCATCCTGAGCGGAGGGCAACGGTGATTCTCCGTTGCCCGCAGTCGAAGAGCTTGCCCTGAGCGTGCCGAAGGGATGCGGTGAGGGTGGAGTAACCCGCCCCATCAAGGACGCCCTCAGCGCCCGATAAGCCCATGTAACTCCTTGCATCTGCACATGCTGTTGTTTCTCAAACACCGCCAACGCTGTCGCCAATTCCCCCTCCGCCTCCTCCCACTCACCCCGATAAGCTAGCAAGCGCTCCAAGAACTGATGCCCAACCGCCTCCCAAAACTCATCCTCGGTCTCGCGGCACAGGGCAATACTGCGGCGCAGGTTGGCCTCGGCGGCGCGCAATGCGCCAATGTGCATTTGGTCATCGGCCACGTTCCCCAAGCCAATGGCGAGATTCTTCTTGTCGCCCTGTTTCTCGCAAATAGCATTTTGTCGTTCAAAAAGCGGCACAGCCCGGCGCGGCTGACCGCTTAGACTGTAGGAGTTCGCCAGCGAGTTTAGCGTCCACCTTTGAGCGCCCTCGTCCTTCAGGCGCGGCGGCCCGTCTTCGCCGTCGGGGAACAGGGCGTGCAGTAATTCAATCCGCAACTGATACGCGCCGAATTGATAATAGGTGGCTTGGCTGATGCGGTGTTGGAAAAGAGTGCGCGCTTCATCATACTGCCCGGCGCGCACGGTGTGGTGGTATAGCTCAATCAGCGGCGTGAGTTCTTCCAGGGTTTTGAATTTCTGCGGGACTTCAATGACGACGAAATAGGCGCGCAGGCGGGTGTGGGCGGCAGTTTTATCGGTCAGCCGGTCGTAGGCATAACGGCGCACGATGGGATGCAGGTCGTAGGGGCGGGTCTCAGACCCGCCCGTATTACGGTGCAGGAGGCCGCGCGAGATAAGGTCGCGCAAGTGAGCGTCGAAGGCGGCGTCGGTCGTCACGTCGTCGGCAATGGCGCGAATGGCCTCGTAGGTCATCGGGTTGCGAAAACAGGCAATGCGGCTGAGCAGTTTGCGGCGCGGCGGGATCAGGCTGTCGAAGGATTGTTCGAGGACGTGATGCTGGCGCTGGATTTGGTCGCCGCTCACGTCGAGGCGGCGGGCGACGGCAATGTCGCCGGGCTGGCGCAAATCGCTCACGATCAACCCGGCCAGCAGGCGCAGGCTGAGGGGGTGGTAGCCATACGGATCGCAGGCGGCCATGATCTCGGCCCGGTTGCCGCGCACCTTCTGCGCCTCAAAGAAGGCGACGGCGTCGGCGGGGCTGAGGGCGTTCAGTTCGATCTCGCGGCAGTGTTGCAGGAGGGCGCGGTCGTGGCCTTCGAGGACGCGCGGACGGAGGCGGGTCGTGAGCAGGACTCGCCCGCGCAAGTTGGGGTGGCTGGCGGCGCTGCGGAGGAAGTGCTCGGCGATGGGGCTGAGGCAGTCTTCGCCCCGGCCCCCACCCCCAGCTCCTCCCCCGCGCCGAACCGCACGGCGCAGGGGAGGGGAGTCTGACTCCCTCCCCTGTCGGTGCTGTTCCGACGGGGGAGGGCCGGGGTGGGGGCTAGGCTCATCCCCCTGATACGCCGCATCCATGCCGGCGAAGGCGCGGAGGGCGCGCTCGAAGCCGTCGAGGATGAGGAGTGTGCCGGAGTGAGTCAACTGCTCCAACAGCTTGTCGGCTTGCTGGCGCGGGCCGAGAGTACGCGCCTCCAGGCCGAGGTGAGCCAGCGCCTCGGCCACGAACGTTTCAAACGTTCGCTCGTCGTAAAAATTCCACCACAGCGCGCGCGGCCACTGCTTCGAGTCCACGTCGTTCAGCAACCAGTGCCAGGCCAGCGCGCTCTTGCCAAAGCCGCCCAGCGCCCGCACGACCAGCACCGTCGGCCCGTCGTTCAGCCAGGCACTCAACGCCGCGCGCTCGTCAATGCGGCCCGTGAAGTTCGGCGAGACGGCGTACGAATGGCCGAGGGGCCAGTAGGCGGGTTCCGGCGCGGCCAGTTCGGGAGAAAGCTGGCGGCCCAACTCAATGGGGATCGCCCAGGCCGTGTCGAAATTCTTCAACGTCCGGTCGGTATGATAGACGGCGGTGACAACGCCGATCACGATGTCATTCACCAGCACCGGCCCGCCGCTGAACCCTTGCGCCAACTGCGACGACTTGAGTTGAAGCAGTTCCTGCCCGTCCTTGCCGCGCGTCGGCCCGGTGATCACGCCGTCGGCGTTCGAGCCATCCGTGCCAACGTCCGGGTAGCCAAAGGCGCGGAAGGGCTTGCCGGTCGCCTCCGCCGACTTGCCCAAACTGAGCGGCGCGACGCTCGCCGGTAATTCGCCCGAGAGGCGCAAGATGGCGAGATCGTTTTCCGCGTCCCATTGGGCAACTGCCGCTGGCCGGACTTCGCCGCCGAGGTGGAAACGCACCCGCACCGCGCCGCCGGGCTGGCCCCCCGCGCCACTGACGACGTGAGCGCAGGAAATGATCAGCCGCGCGCCCGCGACAAAGCCTGTGCCCACAACCCGGCCATTCGGGTCGAGCACGGCGACGATGCTGGAGGAGAGGGAGGAGGTCATGATTTTAGTTTAGGAGGCAATGCTGTTAAGTTAGGCAATGTAAGCGATGGTTAGACGCTCTAATCCGCCCGTCAACCTTTTTCTAACGATTACCTGGTCATTGCTGGGAAGCTTCCACCGCAGGAACAAAGGTGAAGTGTGAACCAGGGTCCCTAGCGGATTAGAGAAGCACATCTTCCTCTTGCCCGCTTATCTCGATGTTCCGCCGCAGTGCGTGGAGCGTGCGGCGGGTGGCACGCTTCGCGAACTGCCACCTATCAAACAGCCGCTCACTCCTTCTTCCCTTTTTCCTTCCCGTCCTTGTTTTCCTTCCCTTCCTTCTTCCACGTCAACCTCACACTGTAATTCGCCTCGGCCCCGGCCTTGCCAACGGCAATGTTGCCCAGCTCGCCGGAAGCCTTGAGGCTGAACGTGACTTCCATTTCGTCCGGCGGCTCGCTCAGGTCGCGCAGTTTCGTCACCAGCAAATTGGCCGACTTGCGCACGTTGTCAATGGCGGCATCGAACGATTGCCTGGCTTGCTCGGCGGCCTCCTTCGCCGCGTCGCCAGCCCCGGAACGGACGAAACCGCCCGTCGCCTTGTTGTCGTCTTCGGCTTCAATCAAGATCGTGCCGCCGCCTTCAAGTGGAAACTCAACGAATTTGGACATAGGGACTCCTTATCAAGCGTTTGGTATTGCCTCGAATTATATAATATTACCCCGCAAGAACTGCGCTGGCGGCGAAGATTATTGGACGCGGATTTACGCAGATAAAGA from the Chloroflexota bacterium genome contains:
- a CDS encoding YceI family protein: MLRKLSFTLTVAALLLTACSSPATEAPATASPAAPATAAEPSASGDDIRTYSIISDETKASYAVGEIIINQNNQFNLAVGTTNTVSGDIHLNFTHPEQSTVGPITVDISALKSDSKRRDEAIRKDWLESAKYPLATFTPTEIKGLPDEYADGAEITFEIVGDLTIRGATRSTTFSVKATLKDEKLTGTATATVLMTDFNFEAPNIAGILKAENEAKLELKFVALPTS
- a CDS encoding DUF5110 domain-containing protein, whose protein sequence is MFTWDKKRFRQPRQLTADLRANGFHPITIVDPGVKVDDANAYKIYDEGRAGDHFIKHTNGDEYNGSVWPGRSAFPDFHRAETRAWWAGLVREWLADFGLSAIWNDMNEPASTDLTGPILDARHDGGKLLHASARNTYGLQMARATYDGMLQHDPDSRPFILTRAAFSGAQTVTSLWGGDNNAQWEHLAASLPMLMNLGLSGMPFVGVDIGGFGGDSNGELLARWTQVGAFYPFCRNHTATGTRAQEPWAFGPEVEAICRKYISLRYQLLPYLYNLFYEASQTGAPIMRPLAWHYPKDPVTFNLNDQFMLGPNLLIAPILAPSLTARAVYLPKGRWYRWSAGQFGKLPYIDGPTHLIAEAPLDELPLFVRAGAIIPTWPPAQHTDAIDRDDVTLHIWPGEGALDFYEDDGATRGGDYRLTRFKVTAGSDGVAVHWGKPRGRWQHNRAALRFTFHGPTLSTARLDGQPVAVRRNTIRLKDDGQKHNLVVR
- a CDS encoding trypsin-like peptidase domain-containing protein, with protein sequence MTSSLSSSIVAVLDPNGRVVGTGFVAGARLIISCAHVVSGAGGQPGGAVRVRFHLGGEVRPAAVAQWDAENDLAILRLSGELPASVAPLSLGKSAEATGKPFRAFGYPDVGTDGSNADGVITGPTRGKDGQELLQLKSSQLAQGFSGGPVLVNDIVIGVVTAVYHTDRTLKNFDTAWAIPIELGRQLSPELAAPEPAYWPLGHSYAVSPNFTGRIDERAALSAWLNDGPTVLVVRALGGFGKSALAWHWLLNDVDSKQWPRALWWNFYDERTFETFVAEALAHLGLEARTLGPRQQADKLLEQLTHSGTLLILDGFERALRAFAGMDAAYQGDEPSPHPGPPPSEQHRQGRESDSPPLRRAVRRGGGAGGGGRGEDCLSPIAEHFLRSAASHPNLRGRVLLTTRLRPRVLEGHDRALLQHCREIELNALSPADAVAFFEAQKVRGNRAEIMAACDPYGYHPLSLRLLAGLIVSDLRQPGDIAVARRLDVSGDQIQRQHHVLEQSFDSLIPPRRKLLSRIACFRNPMTYEAIRAIADDVTTDAAFDAHLRDLISRGLLHRNTGGSETRPYDLHPIVRRYAYDRLTDKTAAHTRLRAYFVVIEVPQKFKTLEELTPLIELYHHTVRAGQYDEARTLFQHRISQATYYQFGAYQLRIELLHALFPDGEDGPPRLKDEGAQRWTLNSLANSYSLSGQPRRAVPLFERQNAICEKQGDKKNLAIGLGNVADDQMHIGALRAAEANLRRSIALCRETEDEFWEAVGHQFLERLLAYRGEWEEAEGELATALAVFEKQQHVQMQGVTWAYRALRASLMGRVTPPSPHPFGTLRASSSTAGNGESPLPSAQDATTGTGVEAARRALELADEDARTTYPVERDYVRAHWLLGAAHRANGEYDEAERHLNESLTRCRSINAVDGEADILIDLARLRAATGEAGEAARLAGEVLTIAGRCGYALQAADAHLELAKLALRKDLLGASRNLTGLAVDHARAARQLATCDGEPYVYRVAYDEAGALLAQLGEGTE